The Alcaligenes faecalis sequence ACACCATGGTTTCCTGAGGACGCGGACGGTTCTTGCCCATGGCATGGAACTGACCATAAAACGGATGGAAAGCCGCATGCGGAATCCAGGCCTCGTCAAAGTGCAGCACTTCCACGTAACCGTCCACGGCATTCTTGATCTCTTGAGTGTCGTAAATAATGCCGTCGTAGGTGGACTGAGTCAGCGTCAACACACGGGGTTTGACCGTGTCGGCATCCAGGTGCGAAAGCAAGGGGTGCTTGCGGATCTTCTCGCGAATGGTCTCGATATCAAACTCACTGCGTGCAATTGGGCCAATAATCCCGAAGTGGTTACGCGTAGGACGCAAAAACACGGGGATAGCGCCCGTCATGACAATGCTGTGCAAAATGGATTTATGGCAGTTGCGGTCCACAACCACCACATCGCCCGGCGCCACCGCGTGGTGCCAGACAATCTTGTTGCTGGTGCTGGTACCGTTGGTCACGAAAAAGCAGTGATCAGCGTTGAAAATACGTGCAGCATTGCGCTCACTGGCCCCAATGGCCCCATTGTGGTCCAGCAATTGACCCAGCTCTTCGACGGCGTTGCACACGTCGGCACGCAACATGTTCTCACCAAAGAACTGATGAAAAATCTGCCCGACCGGGCTTTTCAGAAAGGCCACACCGCCCGAGTGACCAGGGCAGTGCCAGGAGTAGGAACCGTCCTCTGCGTAATCGAGCAAGGCTTTCAAAAACGGGGGCTTGACACCTTCCACATAGCTGCGCGCTTCACGCACGATGTGACGCGCCACGAACTCGGGCGTGTCCTCGAACATATGAATGACGCCTTGCAGCTCACGCAAGATATCGTTTGGCATATGACGAGCCGTTTTAGTCTCGCCATACACATAAATAGGCACATCCGTATTGCGACGACGCACAGCCCGAATAAAGGCACGCAGATTGACCAGCGCCGGGGCGCTATCTCCATCTTGCGTGAACTCCTCATCATCGATGGACAAAATAAACGCGCTGGCACGACTTTGCTGCTGGGCAAATTGACTCAAATCGCCATAACTGGTGGTTCCCAACACCTCGAAGCCTTCGGCCTCGATCGCATCTGCTAATACACGAATGCTCAGACCAGACGCATTTTCAGAACGAAAATCCTCATCGATGATCACAATGGGGAATTGATATTGCATGCCATGTCCTTAATACAAGGGAGCGCCGCAGGGGCGGCAAAAAAAGGGAGGGACGCCAGTCGCTTTTGTGCAGCAGATCGTACCGATTTTCACGTCCCGTCATGTGACACTTGCTTTTCCCTACGTCCTTGGGCATAATTCTACATGTCCCAGGACAAAACAAAAGGCGTGGTGACAGATTGGCTATGTGACGGACTGCAAATCCGTTCAGGTTGGTTCGATTCCAGCACACGCCTCCATCTTGCTTGCATTCAAGACAGACAAAACTGGCCTTCTTTCCGGTTTTGATCACACAGAAAAAGTCGCCATTACGGCGATTTTTTTATTCCCTTTTCCTGCACGGCAAATCCTTGTACTACGCGCTGCGGCCAAGCAATTCCATCGATTTTGGCCTACCGTTCCAACTTGGCCTGCAATTTAACACAAGCAGGCGCGTGACCTGCCCAAAAAACCCTCTTTTTAGTGCCCTAAAAACATCAATCTGCCCTCAATGCCATTCAGGTCTTGAGCCCGGACTTTGTAGCTGTTACATGCAAATGGTTTGAGGGCAAATTGATTGTCTGAACATGTCGGTTTTTTACTACGACCTAGAACAAAGAGAAACCCAATGATCCTTTTCAGCCTCGTGGCATCGCTGGCTTTAAAACCAGCCCCTGGCTGACGCTGATATGATGGCGGCATTCGCGCACGCCAAGTGCCCTCTTGCCTGTTTCCGACACGCTGATGGCCGCCTCTGCACCACCTCTATCGATAAAGCCCTGCTCCAGCGGCTTTCTCTGATCAATTTGAATTATCTGACACCATGAAACTCACTACCTGGAACGTGAACTCCCTGAACGTCCGTCTTCCTCAAGTTCTGGACTGGCTGGCCGCCAACCCCGTAGACGTGCTGTGTCTTCAAGAGCTGAAACTGCCCGACGAGCGTTTTCCTTTGGAGGCGTTTCAGGAAATCGGCTACCACGCGCACTGGGCGGGTCAAAAAACCTATAACGGTGTGGCCCTGATTTCGCGTGAGCCTGGCACGGATGTGCAACGCAATCTGCCCAATTACGAAGATCCGCAACAGCGTCTGCTGGCGGCCACCTACCCTTCTCCTGATGGCCCGGTGCGTGTGATCTGTGCCTACTGCCCCAACGGGCAATCGCTGGAGAGCGAGAAGTACAGCTACAAGCTGGAATGGTTTGCTGCCTTGCACGACTGGCTGGAAAAAGAATTGCAGCAGTATCCCCGCCTGGCCATTCTGGGCGACTATAATATTGCCCCAGCCGACCAGGACGTTCACGACCCTGCGAAGTGGGCTGATGATGTTTTGGTCTCCCCACCCGAGCGGGCAGCCTTCGAGCGTTTGCTGGCCCTAGGCTTGCACGACGCCTACCGCTTGTTTGAACAAAGCGGCAGCCCTTTTACCTGGTGGGACTATCGTCGTTTTGCCTTTCGCCGCGATGCCGGACTGCGTATTGACCACGCCCTGCTGTCCGACGAGCTCAAGGCCCGTTGCTCGGCCTGCGATATTGACCGCGAACCACGTGCCAATGAACAGCCTTCGGACCACGCGCCCGTTACCGCCACCTTGTCTTTTAGCTGACACACTCATTTCATTATGCAAATTCAAAGCGAAATCATTGAGCAGACTGACTCAGCCTATGTGCTTGAGATCACCTTGGAAGAGGAACACAAGGTCTGGGCCTATCTGGCCATCAGCGAACCTGATCTGGATGCAGTCGCCAATATTGTCCCACCCGAGCAATTCGAAGCCGGCGGCGATGTTCACGTGATGGCCATTGCTCAGTCCAAAGATGCCCCACGAGAAGTGGAAGAGGTTCTGTTTTCCATGAACCCGAATGACACGGTGGTCTTTCTGTGCGCGGACCAGGCCAGCATCATGGCCGTCTTGACTGAGTTCGGACAAACCGACCCAAGCAGTAATTAATTCTTTTATAAAAATTCACCTCTAGAGTCTGCTCTCCATGTCCACGAGCTATCCTGGCACTGTTTTTATGGTTGTCGCCCCCAGCGGGGCGGGCAAATCCAGTCTGGTCAACGCCCTCTTGGCCAATGATTCCAACATCATGCTGTCCATCTCGGCCACCACCCGCGCCCCTCGCCCCGGCGAGAGCGATGGCGAGCACTACTTCTTTGTGGACAAGCCGCGCTTTGAAAGCATGGTCGCAGAAAACGCCATGCTGGAATGGGCCAAGGTGCATGACAACTACTACGGCACGCCCCGCGAGCCCATTCAGAAAGCCCTGAATGTAGGCCGTGATGTGTTGCTGGAAATCGACTGGCAAGGCGCCCGTTTGGCACGCGAACATTTCCCCGAAGCCGTAGGCATTTTCATTCTGCCGCCCTCCTTGCCCACCTTGGAGGCGCGTTTGCGCAAACGCGGACAGGACAGTGACGCGATCATTGCCCGTCGCGTCGAGGCCGCCGAGCACGAAATCGCCCATGTTCATGACTGTCAATATGCTATTATCAATGAGGATTTTGATACGGCATTACAGCAGCTATTGAGTATTGTGCAGGCCAGTCGTTTGCGCACTGCCACTCAGTCAGTACGGCATCGCCAACTCTTTCAACAATTAGGCGCAGATGCCCTGCTGAATCAGGGCTGATCTCCTTCTTATTTCTTTTTGATAACAGGTCTACTATGGCTCGCATCACTATCGAGGACTGCCTGGAGCAAGTCCCCAATCGCTTTAAGCTCACCTTGGCAGCCGCCTACCGTGCGCGCGAACTGGCTCAAGGCCACGAACCACGCCTGGAAAGCAAGAACAAGCCTACGGTTACCGCCCTGCGAGAAATCGCCTCCGGCGCGACCGGTCTGGAAATGCTGCGCAAAGTTCCTACCTGATAGGCACAAGCGGAGCACGGTATGGCATTTTCAGGTTTACGGGGCGCATCGTCTGGGCTGTTGGCCGTCCTTAAAAAAGGTTCACGGCTAGGTCGTCGCAAGCCTAAGGAAAAGAACGCCCCGGCGCTGGCACAAGCCGCTCAGGAAAGTGCCAACCCACCTATTGCCTCGCTGGCTCCGCTCACCAAGATCATCTCGCAGTACCTGGACCCGAAAGATGTAGAACGGGTACGGGAGGCCTATCGTTTCTCCGATCAGGCTCACTTGGGGCAGTTTCGCGCCAGTGGCGAACCCTATATCTCGCACCCCATAGCCGTCACGGAAATCTGTGCGGGCTGGAAGCTGGATACCGATGCCCTGATGTCGGCCCTGCTGCACGATGTGATCGAAGACCAGGACGTCACCAAGCAGGAACTGGCTGAAAAATTCGGTACCGATGTGGCCGAGATTGTGGACGGCTTGTCCAAGCTGGAGCGCCTGGAATTTGCCACCAAGACGCAGCAACAGGCCGACAGCTTTCGCAAGATGCTGCTGGCCATGTCGCGCGATGTACGCGTCATCCTGATCAAGCTGGCTGACCGCTTGCACAATATGCGCACGCTGGACGCCGTCAAGCCGGAAAAACGCCGCCGCGTAGCCCAGGAAACCCTGGATATTTACGCGCCGATTGCACATCGCCTGGGCCTGAACGCCCTGTTCCGCGAGCTTCAGGACCGCTGCTTCAAGGCCATCTACCCCAATCGCTACAAGGTACTGCACAAGGCCTTGCTGGCCGCTCGAGGCAACCGCCGTGAAGTGCTGGGCAAGATCACTGAAGCCGTCAAGATCGCTCTGCCTGCTGCCGGGATTGATGCTGAAATCTCTGGCCGAGAAAAGTCGCTCTACAGCATTTTCTGCAAGATGGTCGAGCAGAAGAAGTCCTTCTCGGACGTGCTGGATATTTACGGCTTTCGCATCATTGTGCATACCCTACCCGAGTGCTATTTGTCCTTGGGCACGCTGCACCAGTTGTATCGCCCCGTACCGGGCAAATTCAAGGACTACATTGCCATCCCCAAAGTGAATGGCTACCAGTCCCTGCACACCACCTTGATTGGCCCCTACGGCACCCCCGTCGAGTTCCAGTTCCGCACCCGCGAAATGGACCACGTGGCCGAAGAAGGCGTGGCCTCTCACTGGTTGTACAAAGAAGACGACGTCACCCTGAACGATCTACAAAAGCGCACACATCGTTGGTTGCAATCCCTGCTGGATATTCAAAGCCAGACCGGTGACTCCACAGAATTCCTGGAACACGTCAAAGTCGACCTGTTCCCCGATGCGGTTTACGTCCATACGCCCAAAGGCAAGATTATCTCCCTGCCACGCGGCGCGACACCGGTGGACTTTGCCTACAGCATCCATACCGACATCGGCAATCACGCAGTTGCCTCCAAGATCAATGGCGAGTTTGCCCCGCTGCGCACCGAGCTGAAAAGCGGTGACTCGGTGGAGATCATTACCTCCCCTGCTGCCCGCCCAAGTGCTCAGTGGCTGAACTACGTGCGTTCCGGCCGTGCCCGTTCGGAAATCCGCCACTACCTGCGCACAGTTAAATACGAAGAATCCGTCGCCTTTGGTCGCCGCCTACTGGATCAAGCATTGGATCAGCTGGGGCTGCCACATGCCACCGACGACGATCCCAATTGGGACAAGCTGGCCAAGGGCTCGGGCGCAGCGTCACGTGAAGAAATTCTGGCTGATATCGGTTTAGGCAAGCGTCTGGCTGCCGTTGTGGCTCGTCGTTTTGCGCCAGAAAGCTCCCTGCTGGAAACCACAGCCGCAGAATTTGACGAAATCAGCGCCAACACCTCAGCACCTATTCTGATCCACGGGAACGAGGGTCAGGCCGTACAGTTAGCACCGTGCTGCGGTCCTCTGCCCGGCGACGCCATTATTGGCGGCATCCGTCTAGGTCATGGCCTAGTCGTTCATATGGCTGAATGCGCGGTGGCACAACGCGCCCAGGCCAAAGAGCCCGAGCGTTGGGTTCCAGTAATGTGGGATAGCAATACCGCCCGCCACCTGTCTACCCGTCTGGATGTCACTGCCATCAACGAGCGCGGTGTCCTGGGCCGTCTGGCTGCTGAAATTACCGATGCCGACTCCAATATCCTGCATATTTCCATGCCGGACGAATCAGCGGCAACATCGGTGCTACATCTGACCGTTCAGGTGGATAGCCGTACTCACTTGGCCCGCGTGATCCGAGCAATTCGCCATGTACCACAAGTTCAGAAGATTGTGCGTGTGAAAGGTTAAGCCCGGTTGCAAACCAGCTTTCAGCCGTACAAAAAACGCCTGCTCAATAGCAGGCGTTTTTACAAAACTCATTGCACTGCCCCCCTATGCCAGAGCCTCGCACACGAGCTGGATCAGTCCGTAGATGAGCTCCTCCCTACCGGCTCATGAGCTCTGATTTCACAACAGCAGCAACAGGGCGACAAGCGGCTTATACCCCCACATAAGCCACGCACAGGCCGTAGGCGAGCACGCCAGTCAGTGTTGAACCCGCAATGCCACCCGGCCAACGACGGCCCAACAGCACCCCTGCCAGACCCGCCAGCAAAGGCGGCAAGTCCAGAGGTAGTTGCTCAGGGCGCAGCAAGGAGATCAGGGACACGACCAGCAAAGACACCACGCCTGCCGGGCCGATTGCTCCAAACAGTCGCGGCCAGATCGAAACGCGACTGGGGTCCGCCTTGCCTTGTCGTCCACCCAGACGCAAAGGCAGGTAACGAATCAAAAATGTGCCTACGCCCGCCAGCACAATCATGAGCAGAAAACTCCAATCCATCTCTACTCCTTAAGCGCGGCGCAGGGCCATCAAGCCACCGGCCAGCATACCCACAATAATGGCCAGATACGAGGGCAGGAAAGCCATGGCCAGCACCGCCCCCACAGCCGCAGCCACCAGTACCGGCAAAGGGGCAGATCGGCGGATTTCCAACAGCAAGGCGAAGAACAAAGCGGGCAAGACAAACCCCAAAGTCTTTTCCAACACGGGGGATTGACCCAGCAAGTCGCTGGCAAAGAAAGCCCCTACGGCAGTGCCCAGCACCCAGGACAGGTAGGAACCCAGTTGCAAGCCACAGTACCAGGACTCCTGCTCCTGGGCTGGCTGGCGAGCCACCCCAGCGGCGGAAGCGGCAAAGACTTCATCGGTCAGGCCAGGAGCCATAAACAGACTGGACACAGTTCTGGGGCCGGTAAAAAAGCCCATCAAGGTCGGCCCATAGAACACATGACGCAGGTTCATCAGTAGCACAATGCCCAAAATACTGGGATAGGCGGCGCCGGCGACCAGCAGACTGATCAAAATGAACTGGCTGGCCCCGGCATACACAATCAGGGACACCATCACTGCCAACCAGGGCGACAAGCCGGCATGCACCGCCGTCAAGCCAAAGGAAATCGCGACAGGGACATAGCCCAAAGCGATAGAGGCGCTGTCTCGCAAGCCCCGTCGATATGCCGAACCGATGATCATGAAAAACCTTGCCGCGCCCACCTAGGCCTGGAATGCACCAATAAAGATAGCGGGATCAACCCGCGCGTTATTCAGACTGACATTCCAGTGCAAATGAGGGCCGGTCGCACGCCCCGTCGCACCGGAACGCCCCACGACATCACCTTTACTGACGCGATCACCCACACGCACGTCAAAGGCCGACAAGTGGCAGAACATGGTGATCAGGCCCTGGCCATGATCCACAAATACGGTTTTACCGTTAAAGAAGTAGTCCGCCACGATGGTGACAATTCCGTCAGCAGGGACTTTGACCGCCGTGCCGGTAGCTGCGGCAAAGTCCAGACCCGAATGCGGATTACGCTCTTGGCCATTGAAGAAACGGCGCAGGCCAAAAGGACTGGTCAGGCGACCCGGCACCGGCTTTTCAAAAACCACATTGCTGGGGCCTTCTGTGCGGAAGCTGGCGTACGCTTCCATCTGCTCTTTATACTCACGCTCAAAACGGGCCTGCTGCTGCGGGTCTGGATTCACATGAGACTTGTTTTTCAAGGTAATGCGCTGTTCTCGGTAACGCTTGCTCCCTACCTGAAAGGCCACACCCGACTGCCCCTGTACCGAGATGCTGTGCTGGCCCGGCTGGGTTTTCAGGTCCAGCCCCACAATGGCTTTCCATCGCTGGTCAGCATCGTGAATCACCAGGACACGGTTGCCATTGAAGTGCACCACCGGGGCTGAGCCACCCGTGCCCAAATCCAGCACCGCCACCCCGCCCGGCACAGGACGATGCAAGGTACGCTCAATAAACGTGCCCTGCTGGGGCGCAGCCTGCGCCAGCCACGGAGCGGTCAGCCCCCAAACAGTTGCGGCGCCTAAAAGGCGCCGCCGTACCAGGGAAATATCAGTGTGATTCATCAGAATACTCTTTGAAAAACACCCTGGAGCTTGGAAGCTCCAGGGTTACCGGCCCTGATTCAAGCCGTTTTATTCATCCTCACCGCTGGAGGTCAACTCTTTTTCCGCTTCAGGCAGAATCTGTACCTTCTCTTGCACACGCATCGCTTGCAGAACAGCTTGGGTCTCGGTACGAGCCATGGCTTGCGTCAGTTGTGCCGTCAACATGTCCAGACCAGGATTGCCCGCCTTACCAGGTTGGTGACTCAGAATCTGCACGACGGTGTAACCCTGGGGCTGACGATCACCCACATATGCAGGCAGCTTGTCCACGGGCTTGGCCAGAACCTTGTTCAGCAAGGCTTCATCCATTTCCGGGAATTCAGCACGACTCACGGCAAACTGAGCCGAGAAATCTTCTGGTTCGCTACCGGCTTGCAACTGTTTCAGGTAGTCTTCACCCGCTTGCACCGCCAGGGCAGCGGCCTTTTCACGGCGCAGGTTTTCCTCAGCAATCGTACGTACTTTATCCAGTGCGGGCACATGGGCGTCTGTTACGTCGATCACCCGCAGGGCAATCAAGGTATCAGGAGACACTTCGACAACACCCGCATTCTTGCGTGACGCCAGCGCCTCGGCATTGAACAATGCCTGACGCACACGGTTATCATCCAGCACGGCCACATCGGGACTATTGGCAGCAGCCAGCTCACCTTCTACTTGCGACGCAGGAATCAAACCTTGACGGCTGATACCTTCAGCTTGCTTCAAAGTCAAACCCAAAGCATTGGCCGCCGCCTCCAGACTGTCTTCATTGTCGTAGACCAGGTTGGTCAGCTTGCTGGCCATATCAGCAAAGCGTTCGGAGGCCAGTTGCTTGCGCACTTCTTCCTGCACCTTGCTGCGGGCCTGCTCAAAAGACTCGCCTTGCTCAGGCTGAACCTCATTGCTCTTGAAAATATGGAAACCGTTGGGGCCTTCGATCACGCCGGATACATCACCCTTTTTCAGGGCAAATACGGCATTTTCCAACACACTGGGCCAAGAACCTTTACTGATCCAACCCAGTTCGCCACCTTCGCGGGCACTGCCTTCATCCTGGGAATTGGCACGCGCCAAGTCGGCAAAGCCTTCTTTATTGGCCTGGGCTTTTTCAGCCAGCTCACGAGCTTTGGTCTGAGCCACTTCGCGTTCGCTATCAGAAGCGCCCGCTGGCACGTTCACCAAAATATGGCTGATATTCACGCGGCCAGCCTGCACATAGCGTGCCTTATTTTGCTCGTAATACTGCTTGAGCTGTTCGTCAGTAGGGGTAGGCAGATCCTTGAACGCTGCGGCCTCATTCAGCAGCAGGTACTCCACCTTGACTTGCTGTGGCAGCTCCAGCGATTGCTTGTTGGCATCGTACCAAGCCTGCAGGTCTGCATCGCTGATCTGAACCCCAGCTTCAAAGTCACGGGTCAGAAAACTGCGAGTGCGCACACCGCGCTCTTCGGTCAGGGCGATTTCCAGTTTGTTCATGACGCTGGGCAGCATCGAGGTGCTGGCAGCGACGGGGCCAAGCACACGTTGCAGAGCTAACTGACCACGCTGACTTTGCTCGAAATCACGGGTATCGATACCAGCCGAGGCCAAAACCTGACTGTAAAGGGCGGGTGAAAAAACGCCGTTTTCCTGAAACTCCGGCATCGTGGCGATGTAGTCGCGCAGGGCAATGTCGGAAACGTTGAAGCGAGCAGCAGTCGCCACTTCAATTTGTACTCGCTGATCAATCAAGGATTCCAACAATGCACGACGGCTTTCCAGGCTGTCGGCCTGGGCCAGATCAAAACCGGAAGGATTGTTGCGCTGCATATCGTCCAGCTGCATGCGGCGCGCACGATCAAATTCCTGGGAGGTAATGGCGCTATCGCCAACTTTGACAATATCGCTATCGCCAGAAACGTAGCTGGAATAGCCGCTGACGCCAATCAATACAAAAGACGGCAAAATCAGCACTAACAGGACCAGCTGCATGACGCGTTGGTTCTTACGGATAATCTCGAACATTAATCATCACCTACTTTCGCTTGCAGCAGGGCGCTGCGGGTGGCGCATCAGGCCGGTGAGCCGGCTCGGCCTGAAAATATACCGTATATGAAAACCGTACAGTGTACAGCCCCGGTTAAAATAGTACATTGGCTTTTTATCACGCCTCTTGCGAGTCCGCCATGCCTTCACTGAATCATCATTGGCCCTACCCCGCTTTGATCGCCCACCGTGGCGCCGGCAGGATTGCCCCGGAAAACACCCTGGCCGCCATGCGGGTCGGTGCCCAGAACGGTTTTCACATGATGGAGTACGACGTCAAACTAAGCCGCGATGCGGTTCCCGTGCTGCTGCACGATGACGATCTGGAGCGCACGTCCAATGGGCAGGGCCTGGCCTCCAGGCTGACGTTGGCCGAGCTGTCCGCCCTGGACTTCGGTGCTTGGCACTCCTCGGCCTACGCCGGAGAGCCCATCCCCACATTAAGTTCGATCGCCGCCTTTACCCTGGCCAATCAGGTTCACAGCAATATCGAAATCAAGCCTACCACCGGGGACGAAGCCGAAACAGGGCGACAGGTTGCTCTGGCGGCCCAGGCGTTGTGGGCACAGGCCAGCTTGCCGCCCCTGCTGTCGTCCTTTTCCGAAGTGGCCCTGGAAGCAGCACAACAAGCGGTCCCTACCCTGCCCCGCGCCCTGCTGATTGAAGAAGAGGTTCCGGCAGACTGGCCCGAACGTCTGGAGCGGCTGGGCTGCATGGGGCTGAATTTGAACGACCGCTTCGTCACCCAGGCCTTGGTTCAGGCAATTCGGCAAAAAGGCTATACCGTGGCTGTCTGGACCGTGAACGATGCCGAGCGGGTGCGTGAGCTGCTGGATTGGGGATGCAATGGCATCTTCACGGATAAAGTCACCACCATTCGCCCCGATACGCTTTAATTAAACCGCAACATCAGGATTTCTCTTGTTCAGTTACCGTCACGCCTTTCATGCTGGCAATCACGCGGATGTGCTCAAGCACGCCACCTTGCTGCATATCTTTAATTACTACGCTCAAAAAGACAGCGCCTTCAGCATCATCGATACCCACTGCGGTGCCGGTATCTATGATCTGGAACACGACTGGGCGCAAACCAAGGGCGAGTTCTACGACGGCCTGGATCGGGTCTTGCAGCAGGACGACTACCCGGAGCTGGTGGAGCACTATATTGATGCCATTGCCGACCTGAACCCGGACGGCCTGGCGCGCTTCTACCCCGGTTCGCCCTGGCTGGCACTGGAACGCTTGCGCACGCAGGACAGCTTTCACGGCTTTGAACTGCACCCGTCCGAATTTGAAGTCCTGAGCGATAACGTGGCGCAATTGTTCCCCCAAGGCAATCGTCGGGTGCGTCTGTATCCGGAAAATGGGTTTGAACAGTTGGGCCGCTTGCTACCGCCGCCGTCACGACGTGCCATCGTGGTGATGGACCCCTCTTACGAGGCCAAGTCCGACTACCAGCAGGTCTTGAACAGCGTCAAGAACGCCCTCAAGCGATTTGCTCAAGCCTGTATCGTCGTGTGGTATCCCATTGTGCAGCGGCCCGAAGTGCAGACCTTGCAGCGCAGGCTGGAGCAACTGGATACGCCCTGGCTGCATGTCAGCCTGTCGGTTCGTACTCCAGCCAAAAATGGTTTGGGTTTGCATGGCAGTGGCCTGTTCATCAGCAATCCTCCCTGGACGCTGCTCAAGGCTCTGGAACAAAGCATGCCGTGGTTAACAAAAACGCTGGCCCAGGATGACAAGGCCAGCTTTCAACTTCGTCATTCGGGGCTGTAAACCACCCCTTTGCCGTTAGGCCAGGCGCTCGGACTCTTTCATGTAGCGCCACTGGCCCATAGGCAGATCGCCCAGCACCAGCTCGCCAATGCGCACACGCTTCAAACCCACCACTTTCAGGCCGACCAGTTCACACATGCGGCGAATCTGGCGCTTCTTGCCTTCGCGCAGGATAAAACGCAACTGGTCATCGTTCTGCCAGGACACTTGGGCTGGCAGCAAGGGCTTACCGTCCAGGCTCAAACCAAAGTTCAGCAGTTCCAGACCGCGCTCGCTCAGCTTGCCGGTTACGCGCACCAGATATTCCTTGTCGATGACCGAGTCTTCGCCAATAATCTGCCGCGCAATACGACCATCCTGAGTCAGGATCAGCAAGCCGGTGGAATCAATATCCAGACGACCAGCCGGAGCCAGCCCACGCAAATGCGCCGGGTCAAAGCGTTGACTGCCGCGACCACCCTTGTACTGCGTGGCGGCACCGATCAGGGAAACCGCATTGCGATAACCGGCTTCGGCTTGCCCCGACACATAGCCTACGGGCTTGTGCAGCAAGATAGTGGCACGTTGGGTCTGACGCTGACGCGCTTGTTTTTCCAGTGTGATTTTCTGATTGGGGTAGGCTTTGCTCCCCAATTCAGAGACGATTTGACCGTCCACACGCACCCAGCCGCGCTCGATGAAAGCATCCGCCTCACGGCGTGAACACATGCCGCGCTGGGCCATTAATTTTGAGATACGTTCTTTTTCCATGAGCGCTATTTTATGGCTTTGGCGATAATACAGGACATGAAATTTCCCCCCAACACAAAAAAACCCTGGCATGAGCGGGTTCATCCCTCTGCCACTCCTGTTCAAAAGTACTGGCTACACCGTCCCGGCGCTCTAACCGCTGGTTTACGCTGCTTGGGCAAAGTCGATCTGGAAGTGGTCAGCGAATACGCTTGCCGCTTGAACCCACAAGAAGCCGCATTGATTCAAAAGCCGCCAGGCACGCTGGCCTGGATACGAGAAGTGTCCATGTCCGTAGACGGAGTCCGTTGTGTGATTGCCCGCAGCTTCACGCCCCTGCCTACTTCACACAGTGTCTGGCAGGGTATGCGCCGGTTACGCAGCCGTCCGCTGGCCGACATGCTGTATAACGATGCCCAGATACAACGATCGGCCTTTTTAAGCTGTCGTTTGACACGCGGCATGAGCTTTTTCCGCACGATTGAGCGCGCCCTGTCCCCCAGCGGCGAGCCGGTTCCACAGGCTCAGCAGATTCTGTCGCGTTGCTCCGTCTTCTGGCGGCACGGTCAACCCCTCTTGGTCGCTGAATCCTTTATGCCGGCCTTCTGGGCACGCGGTGCTACACTGGCTTAGCTTAAATTCAGTATTAGTTAATAAAACAAAGTTATATGCCGAGCCAAACCATGTCCACGCAAGCCGACCCAAGCCGCCGCAACGCCTTTGTTCTTTCTGGAATGCAGGCATTGGGCGGGGCCAATCCGG is a genomic window containing:
- a CDS encoding pseudouridine synthase — its product is MEKERISKLMAQRGMCSRREADAFIERGWVRVDGQIVSELGSKAYPNQKITLEKQARQRQTQRATILLHKPVGYVSGQAEAGYRNAVSLIGAATQYKGGRGSQRFDPAHLRGLAPAGRLDIDSTGLLILTQDGRIARQIIGEDSVIDKEYLVRVTGKLSERGLELLNFGLSLDGKPLLPAQVSWQNDDQLRFILREGKKRQIRRMCELVGLKVVGLKRVRIGELVLGDLPMGQWRYMKESERLA
- a CDS encoding chorismate lyase, with the translated sequence MKFPPNTKKPWHERVHPSATPVQKYWLHRPGALTAGLRCLGKVDLEVVSEYACRLNPQEAALIQKPPGTLAWIREVSMSVDGVRCVIARSFTPLPTSHSVWQGMRRLRSRPLADMLYNDAQIQRSAFLSCRLTRGMSFFRTIERALSPSGEPVPQAQQILSRCSVFWRHGQPLLVAESFMPAFWARGATLA